In Halictus rubicundus isolate RS-2024b chromosome 5, iyHalRubi1_principal, whole genome shotgun sequence, one genomic interval encodes:
- the LOC143353994 gene encoding tropomyosin, with protein MNAIKKRLQTLKIEKDLAMDKADMCDQQAKEANRREEKLKDEVRELAKKLVQMERDLELSKAQLEKSNRDLEQKERVYIVTQSELAVLNRKMQQCIHNMEKSEERRLTAQAKLAQAMETAEDAKRICKVLENRSKQDEERMDQLMAQLKEARLIAEDADTKSDEISRKLVFVEDELEAAEERVKSSEAKIMEREDELFIVGNILKSLEVSEEKANQRVEEFKLQLKELKAKLKTAEKRAIIAEKMVKVFSKELDAREDFLFREKEKYKYICDDMDSTFSELTGY; from the exons ATGAACGCGATTAAAAAGCGCCTGCAGACTCTGAAAATCGAGAAGGATCTGGCGATGGATAAGGCGGACATGTGCGACCAACAGGCGAAGGAGGCGAATCGGCGAGAAGAGAAGCTGAAAGACGAGGTGCGCGAATTGGCGAAGAAACTGGTACAAATGGAGCGTGATTTGGAGCTGAGCAAGGCCCAGTTGGAGAAGTCGAATAGAGATCTGGAGCAAAAGGAGAGGGTCTATATCGTG ACTCAATCGGAATTGGCAGTTTTGAACAGAAAAATGCAGCAGTGTATACACAACATGGAGAAATCGGAGGAACGCCGTCTGACGGCTCAAGCGAAGCTGGCGCAGGCGATGGAGACTGCCGAGGATGCGAAACG CATTTGCAAAGTGCTAGAGAATAGAAGCAAGCAGGACGAGGAGAGGATGGACCAGTTGATGGCACAATTGAAAGAAGCGAGGCTGATTGCTGAGGACGCGGACACGAAATCGGACGAGATCTCGAGGAAGCTAGTTTTCGTGGAGGACGAATTGGAAGCTGCCGAGGAGAGAGTGAAATCGAGCGAGGC GAAGATTATGGAACGAGAAGACGAACTGTTCATCGTTGGCAATATATTGAAATCTCTCGAAGTATCCGAAGAAAAA GCTAATCAAAGGGTGGAAGAGTTCAAATTGCAGTTGAAGGAGTTGAAAGCGAAATTGAAAACTGCCGAAAAGAGGGCCATCATCGCCGAGAAGATGGTGAAAGTATTCTCGAAGGAACTGGATGCGAGAGAAG ATTTTCTGttcagagaaaaagaaaaatacaaatacaTCTGCGACGACATGGACTCCACGTTCTCCGAACTGACTGGATACTAG